In Legionella cardiaca, a genomic segment contains:
- a CDS encoding V-type ATP synthase subunit D, with the protein MTQIKLNKASLSLEQKNLKNYQKYLPSLELKRKKLLSERNIVNDQLQVFKEREKTLKDNIEKNLPMASEYIPLVKQLVKIAAIDMREENIVGVKLPIFNSIQFNIQDYAYLNTPHWFENLISAVRALTEIRLQTEVTLSRLQLLTKSIQTVTQRKNLFEKVLIPNALNHIRLIQIFLADSERAAVVRSKIAKRKRQQSS; encoded by the coding sequence ATGACACAAATCAAACTTAATAAGGCCTCTCTAAGCCTCGAACAAAAGAATTTAAAAAATTATCAAAAATATCTTCCTTCCTTGGAATTGAAGCGAAAAAAATTATTATCTGAACGAAATATTGTTAATGACCAACTTCAAGTATTTAAAGAAAGAGAAAAGACGTTAAAAGATAATATTGAAAAAAACCTGCCCATGGCTTCTGAATATATACCTTTGGTTAAACAATTGGTAAAAATTGCAGCGATCGATATGCGAGAGGAAAATATTGTGGGTGTGAAGCTGCCAATATTCAATTCCATCCAATTTAATATTCAAGATTATGCCTACCTTAATACACCCCATTGGTTTGAAAATTTAATAAGTGCAGTGCGTGCACTCACTGAGATTCGCTTGCAAACAGAGGTAACATTGTCTCGATTGCAATTATTAACCAAATCTATTCAAACAGTTACTCAGCGAAAAAATTTATTTGAGAAAGTTTTGATTCCCAATGCCTTAAATCATATTCGGTTAATACAGATTTTTTTGGCAGATAGCGAGCGTGCTGCTGTTGTCAGATCGAAGATCGCTAAAAGAAAAAGGCAACAATCATCATGA
- a CDS encoding V-type ATP synthase subunit I: protein MSIAAFKKVTLIGLNCMKVELMNALQEFGFLHLIAIKPPSKSLTTASTTLLDQIKIAIRYLKDSPEQGRQRLVWKDVTAEQIVERVLGNQRELRKYTDRRDFLSNRIQELSEWGNFELPPEKELAGIKLWFYKINIKELDVIPKDEPIQELYRNNRYVYIVIPSETESQNETLPTHRIHTGSLSLNVLLAELDEVDEKIDDLIGERRSLTRYRYLLSSEVAQFADRTQLKKASEMSQEHDNFFLLQGWLPVAQLSAMKQFCHQHQIGMTIESPLPDELPPTLLQTHSWLTAGEKLVNFYQTPGYHALDPSFMVFFSFSLFFAMILADAGYGIVLALFTLFSWKWLGKYNGAEWLRPLLVALSIFSIIYGVLLGSYWGVEPKAGTFLAALKIININNFNAMMTLVIIIGCIHICIGSGMRAWFAANFNERVQSIGFIFFIIAALGLAMGLINHQDKITKLAIIVLSLSLLIIMFFASNEPVKSFKSLLIRIFRGIAALAELPSLFGDILSYLRLFALGLAGASLAITFNTIAHHLAQTSWVLAALVLLIGQTLNFALCLMSAVIHGLRLNYIEFFKWSIKEDGYCFQPFKKQEISHE, encoded by the coding sequence ATGAGTATTGCCGCATTTAAAAAAGTAACGCTAATAGGTTTAAACTGCATGAAAGTCGAGTTGATGAATGCTCTACAGGAGTTTGGCTTCCTGCATTTAATTGCTATTAAACCACCCAGTAAATCCTTAACCACGGCTTCAACGACCCTCCTTGACCAAATAAAGATAGCAATACGCTATCTCAAAGACTCCCCGGAACAAGGACGTCAACGTTTAGTATGGAAAGATGTTACTGCTGAGCAAATTGTTGAACGTGTTTTAGGAAATCAACGGGAACTTAGGAAATATACTGATAGACGTGATTTTCTTAGCAATCGCATTCAGGAACTATCGGAGTGGGGCAATTTTGAATTACCGCCCGAGAAAGAGTTAGCTGGAATAAAATTGTGGTTTTATAAAATAAATATCAAAGAGCTTGATGTAATTCCTAAGGATGAACCAATCCAGGAATTATACCGCAATAATCGTTATGTCTATATTGTTATTCCATCTGAGACAGAGTCTCAAAATGAAACACTCCCCACTCATCGTATTCATACAGGTTCATTGTCGTTAAATGTTCTGCTTGCAGAATTGGATGAAGTCGATGAAAAAATAGATGATCTTATCGGTGAGCGCCGAAGTTTAACGCGATATCGCTACCTATTATCGTCAGAGGTGGCGCAATTTGCAGATCGGACACAATTGAAAAAAGCATCGGAAATGAGTCAGGAGCATGACAATTTTTTTCTGTTACAAGGATGGCTCCCAGTTGCTCAATTATCGGCGATGAAACAATTTTGTCATCAACATCAAATCGGGATGACAATTGAGTCGCCATTGCCGGATGAATTACCGCCAACCTTGCTTCAAACGCATTCCTGGTTAACAGCTGGTGAGAAACTGGTAAATTTTTATCAAACTCCAGGTTACCACGCCTTAGATCCATCTTTTATGGTTTTTTTCTCGTTTTCACTTTTTTTTGCCATGATTTTAGCGGATGCAGGTTATGGAATTGTATTGGCTCTCTTCACGCTCTTTAGTTGGAAATGGCTAGGTAAGTATAACGGAGCAGAATGGTTAAGACCTTTATTGGTTGCTCTCAGTATTTTTTCAATTATTTATGGTGTTTTACTGGGTAGTTATTGGGGCGTTGAGCCTAAAGCAGGCACGTTTTTGGCTGCATTAAAGATCATCAATATCAATAATTTTAATGCGATGATGACCTTGGTAATTATTATAGGTTGCATACACATATGCATAGGTAGTGGTATGCGAGCTTGGTTTGCAGCGAATTTTAACGAGCGGGTACAATCTATTGGGTTTATTTTCTTTATTATCGCAGCCTTAGGATTAGCTATGGGATTAATAAACCATCAAGACAAGATAACGAAACTGGCAATTATCGTACTTTCGCTAAGTTTGTTAATCATCATGTTTTTTGCTTCCAATGAACCCGTGAAAAGTTTCAAATCGTTATTAATAAGAATTTTTCGTGGTATTGCCGCTCTAGCAGAATTACCCTCCCTTTTTGGTGATATCCTCAGCTATTTACGTTTATTTGCTTTGGGGTTAGCAGGAGCCTCATTGGCAATCACCTTTAATACAATTGCTCATCATCTTGCGCAAACCAGCTGGGTTTTGGCTGCGTTAGTTTTATTAATCGGCCAGACTTTAAATTTTGCTTTATGTCTAATGAGTGCCGTGATCCATGGACTACGCTTGAATTATATCGAATTTTTCAAATGGTCTATTAAGGAAGATGGCTATTGTTTTCAACCATTTAAAAAGCAGGAGATCTCTCATGAATGA
- a CDS encoding ATP synthase subunit C — MNELMPLFGWLGIFAPMALATVGSICGCAIAGQAAIGVMLDTEGSYGKYIGVSVLPSTQAIMGIVIMFTLNKPVTSAIAGAQFGIGMLSGIALMICAIQQGYCCASAINATKNKPEIFGLSIAPAAIVEGFAVFIFVFALVLSTGI; from the coding sequence ATGAATGAGTTAATGCCGTTATTTGGATGGTTAGGAATCTTTGCACCAATGGCTCTGGCAACGGTTGGCAGTATTTGTGGTTGTGCTATCGCAGGCCAGGCGGCTATTGGTGTCATGCTTGATACGGAGGGCAGTTATGGTAAATACATCGGTGTTTCCGTGCTTCCTTCGACGCAAGCTATTATGGGGATTGTGATTATGTTCACCTTGAACAAACCCGTAACCTCAGCAATTGCAGGGGCACAATTCGGTATTGGGATGCTAAGTGGCATTGCGCTGATGATTTGTGCAATTCAACAAGGGTATTGCTGTGCAAGCGCAATCAATGCAACAAAAAATAAACCGGAAATTTTTGGTTTGTCGATTGCTCCTGCAGCAATTGTTGAAGGTTTTGCGGTATTTATATTTGTATTTGCTCTGGTATTGAGCACTGGAATATAG